One window of the Rosa rugosa chromosome 3, drRosRugo1.1, whole genome shotgun sequence genome contains the following:
- the LOC133740037 gene encoding FCS-Like Zinc finger 8-like: MADHSSQQSQNYYTTKIPSFFGSPRFRAFFTIKGSHSETDQNPMISPTSILDTKLSLPFGNHFSCDKNQPSLIPKALSGNKRSWDNSEAKGIGLALVDTLIDEKSEVNSSSACKQSNGNKVLFGTKLRVQIPPYPAKGSSNSGIQTENSNSNSNSPQAFSRCVSVSKMELSEDYTCVISRGPNPRTTHIFDNCIVESYYTLSDSGHFSKSAPDNFLSFCHTCKKNLEQNVDIYIYRGDKAFCSRECRYQEMLLDEKAGNPEF, encoded by the exons ATGGCTGATCACAGCTCTCAACAATCCCAAAACTACTACACAACCAAGATCCCATCTTTCTTTGGTTCTCCAAGATTCAGAGCCTTTTTCACAATAAAGGGTAGCCACTCTGAAACGGACCAAAACCCTATGATAAGTCCCACTTCAATCCTTGACACCAAGCTTTCACTCCCATTTGGAAACCATTTTTCATGTGACAAAAACCAACCCAGTTTAATCCCAAAGGCTTTGTCAGGGAACAAACGCTCTTGGGACAACTCAGAGGCCAAAGGCATTGGCCTTGCTCTTGTTGACACACTCATTGATGAAAAATCTGAAGTGAATAGTAGTAGTGCTTGTAAGCAAAGTAATGGGAATAAGGTCCTGTTTGGAACTAAGCTTAGAGTTCAAATACCTCCCTATCCGGCAAAAGGATCTTCTAATTCCGGCATCCAAACAGAGAACTCTAATTCGAATTCGAATTCTCCTCAGGCCTTTTCAAGGTGTGTCTCAGTGAGCAAAATGGAGCTTTCTGAGGACTATACATGTGTGATATCTCGTGGACCTAATCCAAGAACAACTCATATATTCGACAACTGTATTGTCGAAAGCTACTACACCTTATCGGATTCAGGTCACTTCTCCAAATCTGCTCCGGATAATTTCCTTAGCTTCTGTCACACATGCAAGAAGAATCTTGAGCAGAACGTTGACATTTACATCTACAG AGGTGACAAGGCCTTTTGCAGCCGCGAGTGCCGCTACCAAGAAATGCTCCTAGACGAGAAAGCTGGAAACCCAGAATTTTGA